ATTTGTGAGGAGGTCTTTTTGGTCGTAGTGTTTTCTCCTGTCATGCATCAACCAAGTCAAACTCCTCTTTTTGTCATATATGTTTTTCTGTTTCTCCTGTGCTTCTTCTGCTTCCCTCCTCTTTCtccgtcctcctcctctccctccgttGTCTCAGAGTACGGTGACCATGATCCCAGCTCACGACAGTCCGCTGGCAGCCATCTCCTTCAACGCTTTGGGCACCCAGCTCGCCAGCGCCTCCCAGAAGGTGTGAAAGACCAAGTGACATTTTTATGATAACTTCCTTCTTCGCTCCATATTgaggtctctcctcatctcctgagaaggctcctcctcctccatgtcaCTGCAGGAACACAGAAAATCTGCTGTATAATACCCAGCACTTGTAAACCAGTGGCAAAGACGGCACCTGCTCCTCTTCTGTAATCTCTCTCTGACTTTTTGTCTCTTTCTAGGGTACTGTTATACGAGTTTTTTCCATTCCTGATGGTTTGCGCCTGTTTGAGTTCCGCCGCGGAATGAAAAGGTGGAGTTCAAATCCGTAATATAAAACCTATTAGCTTTGGGATATCTGTTGTCCAGTAACTAACCACAGGTAGATGCAAAAGCAGGTCCAAATGTGGTAAGATATTCCTAACGCTGTATGATCTCAACCGAATAGTGATTTGAAATCAAGGAATTAAATTAATCTGAGGGTTTTCAGCACTGCTCTGTACTTTGCAGATGTACAGGCAAATTGGTGGTTACATTCATTACATGCGTAAGGGTGAGAGATGTTTAATATGAGAGATGTTTGGTAGTGGTTTAGTGGCTCAGTTGACTCATGAGTTTTTCAGACTGCTACCAATGACAGGAAACAATTATCcttgtttttgtctttcttttctcttgtgtgtgcatgtgtgtgtgcaggtatgtCAGCATCAGCTCTTTGTCATTCAGCTCTGACGGCGAGTTCCTCTGTGCTTCCAGCAACACAGAGACAGTGCACATCTTTAAACTGGAGCAACTGGGACCAAGGTACATACATATGCAAACACACCACATGGCCAAGACTGTGCTCAAACCAGGGGATGCACGCAAAATGCACGACACAATGCTAACAGGATAAACGAAGGTGTACTGAATATAACATCCATGTTCTCACGCTCACGTCCCTGCACTGCATAAAGCAGATATGTACGTaaggtgtgtgtacacatacagtcTAAGCTGACTGTTTTGACCCTCGTGCAGCGACGAAGACGAGGCTTCTACATGGACGTCCTATGTGGGGAAGATGTTTTCAGCAGCCAGCAGCTACCTCCCTGCCCAGGTATCCGGCATGATGAGTCAGGACCGTGCCTTCGCCACTGCACACCTCTTAACATCTGGGCAGAGGAACATCTGCACCCTCGCCGTGTGAGTCGCCGGGTCGTTTCGGTTTTGGAGTAACATGCATCGCAAATTTGCACTCCAGTGATATCACGTGGTGTGAGATTGTGCATAGTGAGCTCATGTGTGGCTTATTTCTCATTCCTTTTTACAATCTTGCAGAAGCACGTAGCATTGTGGAAAGCGCTAGATATGTGCCTGTAAGGCTACATTTTAGGTTGTATTTAAAGTGAAAAAGAGGAAGGTACTTATTTCTTCATCTGAAAATATTGAAAGGCTGAAGTAGGTGCCTTGATTGTTTCAAAAAGGCTAAAATGGGACCAAATCAATCTTTTAGGATCCAGAAGATCCCGCGGCTGCTGGTGGCCTCGGCTGATGGGCAGCTATTTCTCTACAACGTTGACCCACAGGAGGGAGGCGAGTGTGTGCTGGCTTACAAACACAGGTGAGgactcgctggatcgaatccagGTCAGACGGGTACGATCGATGGAACAGGGGGAAAGGTTTCACCTAATCCTGTCAGGCAGATATGTGACAGTCTTTTCCCTGAGAAGTTTCAGTTTTATTCCTactattagggttagggtaaccctaaccctacctcaCCGTCCTCTGAACACTTTAACCCTGATGGACATATAATCCTCTTTCACCGTGAAGAGAAATTCAGCGCTCTATCGAGTGGGTTCTCTTTAATTCAAACACACGCTCGCgctcttctcatcttcctttaGGCTTTTTGGTACTGATGAGGACATTGGGCAAAAGGACGAGTCTGAGGGGTCAGAGGTCGCAGTGTCTCCACAACAAGCTTGTCCATCCTACGCTGCGACTGTTGCGATACCAGCCACCGGACCCGTCACTGCAACTCTAACAGGTTCGAAGTCACCTTAACTCAAGTTTGTCATCGGGGTCGGGTGGGGCATGTCTGTGCCAACTGAATCAATTTGGATAGCGGATTTTCTTAAATAACTCGACTCTTTTGCTGTAAAACAGCTCTCAGCGTACCCAGAGCTGATTTACAATAAGTGGATTATCGTGTAGTTTAGTTTTGCATTTGTCATCATTTAAGATGAATATGaggctatgttattgctgttaaCTGTGCGTACAAGTAATCAAACATGGAGAATAACTGTGCTTTTGTAGGTGTGCATAGGAGTGCCGCCTCTTTCTGCGGCATGCCGTTTTAACATTTAATCACTCAAGCTTACAAATCATAGTTACATATTTTTTATGCAAAGATACCTTACAATTACTGTAGATATGAGATATCTAAAATTCCACTGGGAGTGGTCCTTTAAGAGTTTGAGACCGCTTAAGTGTCGTTTGTGACAAGTCTGTCATTCATCCTTACTTTTCAAAATGGCTTTGTTGACGTACAGTACACAATTACAGCTTGTCATCGTCAACATATTCATCATGTAACGTAGACGAGGCATAATTCTAATCGAGGTACATCTAGTTTCTCTTTAGATGCCCCTTAAAAAAGAATAACTACTCTGATGTAAATTAGAATGATGACTAATCACAACTGAGctacaggggcgtccaggtagcgtagtggtctattccgttgcctaccaacacggggaccaccggtttgaatccctgtgttacctccggctcggtctggcgtccctacagacacaattggcagtgtctgcaggtgggaagcctgatgtgggtatgtgtcctggttgctgcactagcgcctcctctggtcagttggggtgcctgttcaggggggagggggaacttgggggggggggggtagcgtgatcctcccacgtgctacgtccccctggtgaaactcctcactgtcaggtgaaaagaagcggctggcaactctacatgtatcggaggaggcatgtggtagcagccttccccggatcggcggggggggcagcgaccaggacagctgagaagagtggggtaattggctggatgcaattggggagcaaaagggggaaaaatccacacaaaa
The nucleotide sequence above comes from Lampris incognitus isolate fLamInc1 chromosome 10, fLamInc1.hap2, whole genome shotgun sequence. Encoded proteins:
- the wipi1 gene encoding WD repeat domain phosphoinositide-interacting protein 1 isoform X3 — its product is METAEGDGCAAGPGTGCASFNQDSTSLAVGTKTGYRLFSLTLVDKLDCIHESAETPDVYIIERLFSSSLVVVVSMATPRRMNVYHFKKGTEICNYSYSNDIVAVRLNRQRLVVCLEESIYIHNIKDMKLLKTLLNTPSNPSGLCALSINHSNSYLAYPGSATIGEIVVYDSNKLSTVTMIPAHDSPLAAISFNALGTQLASASQKGTVIRVFSIPDGLRLFEFRRGMKRYVSISSLSFSSDGEFLCASSNTETVHIFKLEQLGPSDEDEASTWTSYVGKMFSAASSYLPAQVSGMMSQDRAFATAHLLTSGQRNICTLAVIQKIPRLLVASADGQLFLYNVDPQEGGECVLAYKHRLFGTDEDIGQKDESEGSEVAVSPQQACPSYAATVAIPATGPVTATLTGYSEDGGAKKGEVIPEYEFAAGPVCLDDENEFPPVSIS
- the wipi1 gene encoding WD repeat domain phosphoinositide-interacting protein 1 isoform X2, with product METAEGDGCAAGPGTGCASFNQDSTSLAVGTKTGYRLFSLTLVDKLDCIHESETPDVYIIERLFSSSLVVVVSMATPRRMNVYHFKKGTEICNYSYSNDIVAVRLNRQRLVVCLEESIYIHNIKDMKLLKTLLNTPSNPSGLCALSINHSNSYLAYPGSATIGEIVVYDSNKLSTVTMIPAHDSPLAAISFNALGTQLASASQKGTVIRVFSIPDGLRLFEFRRGMKRYVSISSLSFSSDGEFLCASSNTETVHIFKLEQLGPSDEDEASTWTSYVGKMFSAASSYLPAQVSGMMSQDRAFATAHLLTSGQRNICTLAVIQKIPRLLVASADGQLFLYNVDPQEGGECVLAYKHRLFGTDEDIGQKDESEGSEVAVSPQQACPSYAATVAIPATGPVTATLTGYSEDGGAKKGEVIPEYEFAAGPVCLDDENEFPPINICSNTT
- the wipi1 gene encoding WD repeat domain phosphoinositide-interacting protein 1 isoform X1 — encoded protein: METAEGDGCAAGPGTGCASFNQDSTSLAVGTKTGYRLFSLTLVDKLDCIHESAETPDVYIIERLFSSSLVVVVSMATPRRMNVYHFKKGTEICNYSYSNDIVAVRLNRQRLVVCLEESIYIHNIKDMKLLKTLLNTPSNPSGLCALSINHSNSYLAYPGSATIGEIVVYDSNKLSTVTMIPAHDSPLAAISFNALGTQLASASQKGTVIRVFSIPDGLRLFEFRRGMKRYVSISSLSFSSDGEFLCASSNTETVHIFKLEQLGPSDEDEASTWTSYVGKMFSAASSYLPAQVSGMMSQDRAFATAHLLTSGQRNICTLAVIQKIPRLLVASADGQLFLYNVDPQEGGECVLAYKHRLFGTDEDIGQKDESEGSEVAVSPQQACPSYAATVAIPATGPVTATLTGYSEDGGAKKGEVIPEYEFAAGPVCLDDENEFPPINICSNTT